In Halogeometricum sp. S1BR25-6, a single genomic region encodes these proteins:
- a CDS encoding Lrp/AsnC family transcriptional regulator: MKDGELDSVDRHILYYLQQDARATSSTDIAEQLGLSSSTVRTRLNKLEDSGIIRGYHVDIDYDLAGYPLYTKIICTAPVPDRDALANGARDIRGVTAVREIMTGERNVYVNAIGRNHDDLNRISKELDALGLKIADEQLIRDEFICPYQGFLDEDEEAGLSDADDDA, from the coding sequence ATGAAAGACGGCGAACTGGACTCCGTCGACCGGCACATCTTATACTACCTCCAGCAGGACGCGAGGGCGACGTCCTCCACGGACATCGCGGAGCAACTCGGCCTGTCGTCGAGCACCGTCCGAACGCGACTCAACAAGCTGGAAGACAGCGGAATTATCCGCGGCTACCACGTCGACATCGACTACGACCTCGCCGGGTACCCGCTGTACACTAAGATCATCTGCACGGCGCCCGTTCCGGACCGGGACGCGCTCGCGAACGGGGCGAGGGACATCCGGGGCGTGACGGCCGTCCGCGAGATTATGACCGGGGAGCGCAACGTCTACGTGAACGCCATCGGGCGGAACCACGACGACCTCAACCGAATCAGCAAGGAACTGGACGCGCTGGGGCTCAAAATCGCCGACGAACAGCTGATCCGCGACGAGTTCATCTGCCCGTACCAAGGATTCTTAGACGAGGACGAGGAGGCGGGACTGTCCGACGCGGACGACGACGCCTGA
- a CDS encoding DUF4040 domain-containing protein → MIEAIEVALLVFVVSCAFATAFLRDVLSAIIAFSAYSLGIAIVWVYLRAPDVGLTEAAVGAGVMTILFLLTIAKTTRPTDERTIERIDYRAAAVAIALVAVLSTTLVALPPVGAADTAVVTDDVTRYYLENAYEVTEVQNAVTAVLAAYRGFDTMGEAAVVYAAGVSLLVVLKKEVFE, encoded by the coding sequence GTGATCGAAGCGATAGAGGTCGCCCTGCTCGTGTTCGTCGTGAGTTGCGCCTTCGCGACGGCGTTCCTCCGGGACGTGCTCAGTGCGATCATCGCGTTCAGCGCGTACAGCCTGGGCATCGCCATCGTCTGGGTGTACCTCCGCGCGCCCGACGTCGGGCTCACGGAAGCGGCGGTCGGCGCCGGCGTGATGACGATACTGTTCCTGTTGACAATCGCGAAGACGACCCGTCCGACCGACGAGCGCACCATAGAGCGCATTGATTACCGCGCGGCGGCGGTCGCAATCGCCCTCGTCGCCGTCCTCTCGACGACGCTGGTCGCGCTTCCGCCGGTGGGCGCCGCCGACACGGCGGTCGTGACCGACGACGTGACGAGGTACTACCTGGAGAACGCCTACGAGGTGACCGAAGTGCAGAACGCCGTGACGGCCGTCCTCGCGGCGTACCGCGGGTTCGACACGATGGGGGAGGCCGCCGTCGTCTACGCGGCGGGGGTCAGCCTCCTCGTCGTCCTCAAAAAGGAGGTATTCGAATGA
- a CDS encoding monovalent cation/H+ antiporter subunit E, with translation MTSSRLLVPVSESGTLRSTVEFAVRRAIERAEETGSQASVHFVYPLSERVTAGSETEETQTGRSLLERVSVWAEEDRGDDEEAVAFETATIGTRQYLFSPGDYADVLVQYARKNDLDTVVFDPGFNPLGTAPLLPPLENEVRRGGIEVEEAPVGRERRNPLLVQRGTIAQFLSLFVVSYGFYLLLAGSFAVFELVTGAITAAIVSVALWGISLTTPLEPVRTAKQAGRFALYVPYLLWEIAKANVTIAYVVLHPDLPIDPEVVEFDAAVWSALPVTTLANSITLTPGTLTVDVSRQHFTVHTLTGDSRDDLFSGALERAVRFVFYGRAAARIQTPLERQRAEDEEQ, from the coding sequence TTGACCAGCTCTCGACTACTCGTTCCGGTCTCGGAGTCGGGGACGCTCCGGAGTACGGTCGAGTTCGCCGTCCGTCGAGCCATCGAACGCGCCGAAGAAACCGGTTCGCAGGCGTCGGTCCACTTCGTCTATCCGCTCTCCGAACGGGTCACGGCCGGTTCGGAGACCGAGGAGACGCAGACCGGCCGGTCGCTCCTCGAACGGGTGAGCGTCTGGGCCGAGGAGGACCGCGGCGACGACGAGGAGGCGGTGGCTTTCGAGACGGCGACCATCGGCACCCGACAGTATCTGTTCAGCCCCGGTGATTACGCGGACGTACTCGTGCAGTACGCCCGGAAGAACGACCTCGACACCGTCGTGTTCGACCCCGGATTCAACCCCCTCGGGACGGCGCCGCTGCTCCCGCCGCTGGAGAACGAGGTTCGCCGGGGCGGAATCGAGGTGGAGGAGGCGCCGGTCGGGCGGGAGCGGCGCAATCCGCTCTTGGTGCAGCGCGGAACGATCGCGCAGTTTCTCAGCCTGTTCGTCGTCTCCTACGGCTTCTATCTGTTGCTCGCCGGCTCGTTCGCCGTGTTCGAACTCGTCACGGGAGCGATCACCGCGGCCATCGTCTCCGTGGCGCTGTGGGGAATCTCTCTCACCACGCCGCTGGAGCCGGTTCGGACCGCAAAGCAGGCCGGTCGGTTCGCCCTGTACGTGCCGTACCTGCTGTGGGAGATCGCGAAGGCGAACGTGACCATCGCGTACGTCGTGCTTCACCCCGACCTGCCGATCGACCCCGAGGTGGTCGAGTTCGACGCGGCCGTCTGGTCCGCGTTGCCCGTCACGACGCTCGCCAACAGCATCACGCTCACCCCCGGGACGCTGACGGTCGACGTCTCGCGGCAGCACTTCACGGTGCACACGCTCACCGGCGACTCGCGCGACGACCTGTTCTCCGGCGCCCTCGAACGGGCGGTCCGGTTCGTCTTCTACGGACGGGCGGCCGCGCGCATCCAGACGCCCCTCGAACGCCAACGAGCGGAGGACGAAGAGCAATGA
- a CDS encoding NAD(P)-binding protein: MTGTETTQPFDGAEETAQATHYVLGGAHVGTAIAERLRDGGHRVVIVDESYESRDIPGVTGDPAVVDVLSESGVESDSTVVVATRSDRRNLLIAQLVRARFDGPRVIAFVNDPERRSLFTDAGHESFCVTTTLSDAVGEVV, from the coding sequence ATGACCGGAACAGAGACAACCCAGCCATTCGACGGCGCAGAGGAGACTGCCCAGGCCACCCACTACGTTCTCGGCGGCGCCCACGTCGGCACCGCCATCGCCGAGCGGTTGCGGGACGGCGGCCACCGGGTCGTCATCGTCGACGAGTCCTACGAATCCCGAGACATCCCCGGCGTGACCGGGGACCCGGCGGTGGTCGACGTCCTCTCGGAGTCCGGAGTGGAGAGCGACTCGACGGTCGTCGTCGCGACGCGGTCGGACCGCCGGAACCTGCTCATCGCACAACTCGTCCGGGCCCGGTTCGACGGTCCGCGGGTCATCGCGTTCGTCAACGACCCCGAACGGCGCTCGCTCTTCACGGACGCGGGTCACGAGTCGTTCTGCGTGACGACGACGCTGTCCGACGCGGTGGGTGAGGTCGTGTGA
- a CDS encoding cation:proton antiporter — translation MTFVEDVLLTAAAVFVLTSLVGVFRIVRGPTMPDRVIAVNVVGSNVVIVIALLAAAIGEPGALDIALVYALLNFLLSIAISKFTVERGGVL, via the coding sequence ATGACGTTCGTCGAGGACGTGTTGTTGACCGCCGCCGCCGTGTTCGTTCTCACCTCGCTGGTCGGCGTCTTTCGGATCGTCCGGGGACCCACCATGCCCGACCGCGTCATCGCGGTCAACGTCGTCGGGTCGAACGTGGTGATCGTCATCGCGCTGTTGGCGGCCGCCATCGGCGAACCGGGAGCGCTGGACATCGCTCTCGTGTACGCGCTGTTGAACTTCCTGTTGAGCATCGCCATCTCGAAGTTCACCGTCGAGCGGGGAGGGGTACTCTGA
- a CDS encoding amino acid permease has product MKELERDLGLPSVLAISIGAMIGSGIFILPALALEIAGPMVILAYALAGLLVVPAALSKSEMATAMPEAGGTYIYIERGMGPLLGTIAGVGTWFSLSFKGALALVGGVPYLLLLFDLPLKPVALGLAAVLILINVVGAKQTGRLQVAIVVVMLAALGWFAAGSAPGVQSANYAGFFDAGVGGLLAATGLVFVSYAGVTKVASVAEEVEDPGRNIPIGILGSLAFTTVLYVGIVAVLVGVTTPGSVAGSLTPVAVAAEATLGQAGVVAVILAAILALISTANAGILSSSRYPFAMSRDKLAPPSLSTVSERFGTPVTSITLTGAVLLVLIAFVPILDIAKLASAFQILVFGLINLAVVAFREGSAEYEPEFTSPLYPWMQVFGAVTGALLLTQMGTVALVGAAVITVGSVGWYLLYVRPRVNREGAATDAVRRRVGRDVLAETETGIDDSAREVLVALTKNLDESRERSLVAIAADLVRPDDGRVVVVRFEEVPDQAPLTEDVAVQSSDDLSFETRMEGLSAELGVDVEADEIVSHDTKHAVVNFAESRGVDTVVAEHEPLRLRSRLLGDPIDWVVRHAPCEVLLVDNLGYDAPERIALSGDGGPYLPLAVNVTEALAAANGSGVSLWYPADRKDSDQYERTIEDYQSELSRMLSAPVRAESIRADGGRPSAPDLVVRRGTDERLRNALLDERPVIPTPGCTTITVYPRRSGRPRFARRLLERLTF; this is encoded by the coding sequence GTGAAGGAACTGGAACGCGACCTCGGCCTCCCGTCCGTCCTCGCGATCAGCATCGGGGCGATGATCGGCAGCGGCATCTTCATCCTCCCGGCCCTCGCGCTCGAAATCGCGGGGCCGATGGTGATACTCGCGTACGCGCTCGCGGGCCTGCTCGTCGTGCCGGCCGCCCTCTCGAAGTCCGAGATGGCGACCGCGATGCCCGAAGCCGGCGGAACGTACATCTACATCGAGCGGGGGATGGGTCCGCTGCTCGGCACCATCGCCGGCGTCGGGACGTGGTTCTCCCTCTCGTTCAAGGGGGCGCTCGCGCTGGTCGGCGGCGTTCCGTACCTGCTCTTGCTGTTCGACCTCCCGCTGAAACCGGTCGCGCTGGGGTTGGCGGCGGTGCTGATACTCATCAACGTGGTCGGCGCCAAGCAGACGGGGCGGCTCCAGGTCGCCATCGTCGTCGTCATGCTCGCAGCCCTCGGCTGGTTCGCCGCCGGGAGCGCCCCCGGCGTCCAGTCGGCCAACTACGCCGGTTTCTTCGACGCCGGCGTCGGCGGCCTCCTCGCCGCCACCGGCCTGGTGTTCGTCTCGTACGCCGGCGTCACCAAGGTCGCGAGCGTCGCCGAGGAGGTCGAGGACCCCGGTCGGAACATCCCCATCGGGATACTCGGGTCGCTCGCGTTCACGACGGTCCTGTACGTCGGTATCGTGGCGGTGCTCGTCGGAGTGACGACGCCGGGCAGCGTCGCCGGGTCGCTGACGCCGGTCGCGGTCGCCGCGGAGGCGACGCTCGGTCAGGCCGGCGTCGTCGCGGTCATCCTCGCGGCCATCCTCGCGCTCATCTCGACGGCGAACGCGGGCATCCTCTCCTCCTCGCGGTATCCGTTCGCCATGAGCCGGGACAAACTCGCGCCGCCCTCGCTCTCGACGGTGAGCGAGCGGTTCGGAACGCCGGTGACCTCCATCACGCTCACCGGCGCGGTACTGTTGGTGCTCATCGCGTTCGTCCCCATCCTCGACATCGCGAAACTCGCCAGCGCCTTCCAGATACTCGTGTTCGGCCTCATCAACCTCGCCGTCGTCGCCTTCCGCGAGGGAAGCGCCGAGTACGAACCCGAGTTCACGTCGCCGCTGTACCCGTGGATGCAGGTGTTCGGCGCCGTCACCGGGGCCCTCCTCTTGACGCAGATGGGGACGGTCGCCCTCGTCGGGGCGGCCGTCATCACAGTCGGCAGCGTCGGCTGGTACCTCCTCTACGTCCGGCCGCGGGTGAACCGCGAAGGGGCGGCGACGGACGCGGTCCGCCGGCGCGTCGGCAGAGACGTGCTCGCGGAGACCGAGACGGGAATCGACGACTCCGCCCGCGAGGTCCTCGTCGCGCTGACGAAGAACCTCGACGAGAGTCGCGAGCGGTCGCTGGTCGCCATCGCCGCGGACCTGGTCCGACCCGACGACGGCCGCGTGGTCGTCGTCCGCTTCGAGGAGGTTCCCGACCAGGCTCCGCTCACCGAGGACGTGGCGGTGCAGTCGTCCGACGACCTCTCCTTCGAGACGCGGATGGAGGGGCTCTCGGCGGAGTTGGGCGTCGACGTCGAGGCCGACGAGATAGTGAGCCACGACACGAAGCACGCGGTCGTCAACTTCGCGGAGAGCCGCGGGGTGGACACCGTCGTGGCCGAGCACGAACCGCTTCGGCTCCGGTCTCGGCTGCTCGGCGACCCTATCGACTGGGTCGTCCGCCACGCCCCCTGCGAGGTGCTCCTCGTGGACAACCTCGGGTACGACGCGCCGGAGCGCATCGCCCTCTCCGGGGACGGGGGTCCGTACCTCCCGCTGGCGGTGAACGTCACGGAGGCCCTCGCCGCGGCGAACGGGAGCGGCGTCTCGCTGTGGTACCCCGCCGACCGGAAGGACTCCGACCAGTACGAGCGCACGATCGAGGACTACCAGTCGGAGCTTTCCCGGATGCTCTCGGCGCCGGTTCGCGCGGAGTCGATCAGGGCCGACGGCGGACGCCCGTCGGCGCCGGACCTGGTGGTGCGTCGAGGGACCGACGAGCGGCTCCGGAACGCGCTGCTCGACGAGCGTCCGGTCATCCCGACGCCGGGATGCACGACGATTACCGTCTATCCGCGCCGGTCGGGTCGACCCCGGTTCGCGCGCCGACTCCTCGAACGCCTCACGTTCTGA
- the mnhG gene encoding monovalent cation/H(+) antiporter subunit G yields the protein MTPREIAVVALLAGGVFFAIVAVVGLVRLPDLYTRAHSTSKSETLGAVLTLAAVTIAFDGGLSTVKTALLLLFMFITNPTAAHAIVRAAAEQGIDPWTEDAEGGEQ from the coding sequence ATGACCCCGCGAGAGATCGCGGTCGTCGCGCTGCTCGCCGGCGGCGTCTTCTTCGCCATCGTCGCCGTCGTCGGACTCGTCCGCCTCCCCGACCTCTACACGCGGGCGCACAGCACCTCGAAGAGCGAGACGCTCGGGGCCGTCCTGACGCTCGCGGCCGTGACGATAGCGTTCGACGGCGGCCTGTCGACGGTCAAGACGGCGCTCCTGTTGTTGTTCATGTTCATCACGAATCCGACCGCCGCACACGCCATCGTTCGGGCGGCGGCCGAGCAGGGTATCGACCCGTGGACCGAGGACGCGGAGGGGGGTGAGCAGTGA
- the hpt gene encoding hypoxanthine/guanine phosphoribosyltransferase, whose protein sequence is MDQLRRSLLEAPIIEKGDYEYFVHPISDGVPMLEPGLLREIVIRIIRKADLEDVDKIVTPAAMGIHISTAVSLMTDIPLVVIRKRQYGLDGEVSLSQQTGYSENDMYINDVSAGDRVLVLDDVLSTGGTMCAVLDALKSTGADVVDTVAVIKKAGPNELDDTDHHVKTLINVAVEDGEVVIVDEDGDD, encoded by the coding sequence ATGGACCAGTTGCGGCGGTCGCTCCTCGAAGCGCCGATTATCGAGAAAGGGGACTACGAGTACTTCGTCCACCCCATCAGCGACGGGGTGCCGATGCTCGAACCCGGCCTCCTCCGCGAGATAGTCATCCGGATCATCCGGAAGGCCGACCTCGAAGACGTCGACAAGATCGTCACCCCGGCGGCGATGGGCATCCACATCTCGACCGCCGTCTCGCTGATGACCGACATTCCCCTCGTCGTCATCCGCAAGCGCCAGTACGGTCTCGACGGCGAGGTGTCTTTGAGCCAGCAGACCGGTTACTCGGAGAACGACATGTACATCAACGACGTGTCGGCGGGCGACCGCGTCCTCGTCCTCGACGACGTACTCTCGACGGGCGGGACGATGTGCGCCGTGCTCGACGCCCTGAAGTCGACGGGCGCGGACGTCGTCGACACCGTCGCCGTCATCAAGAAGGCCGGCCCGAACGAACTCGACGACACCGACCACCACGTCAAGACGCTCATCAACGTCGCCGTCGAGGACGGCGAAGTGGTCATCGTCGACGAGGACGGCGACGACTGA